The following proteins come from a genomic window of Polaribacter dokdonensis:
- a CDS encoding beta-carotene hydroxylase encodes MEGITWAMHKYVMHGFLWYLHEDHHKPNAHFFEKNDAFFLIFAIPSWLCIMIGLQDKTYWLAGIGFGIALYGLAYFLVHDVIIHQRFKWFSRSNNTYIKAIKWAHKMHHKHLGKEKSESFGLLFVAKKYWEKVLKDKSIRKQK; translated from the coding sequence ATGGAGGGAATAACTTGGGCAATGCATAAATACGTAATGCACGGATTTTTGTGGTATTTGCATGAAGATCATCACAAACCAAATGCTCACTTTTTCGAGAAAAATGATGCCTTCTTTTTAATTTTTGCAATACCAAGTTGGTTGTGTATTATGATAGGATTACAAGATAAAACATATTGGCTTGCTGGTATTGGATTTGGAATTGCACTATATGGTTTGGCTTATTTTTTAGTTCATGATGTTATAATTCATCAGCGTTTTAAGTGGTTTTCTAGAAGTAACAACACATACATAAAAGCTATAAAATGGGCGCATAAAATGCATCACAAGCATCTTGGAAAAGAGAAAAGTGAAAGTTTTGGATTATTATTTGTTGCAAAGAAATATTGGGAAAAGGTGCTTAAAGATAAGTCCATTCGTAAGCAAAAATGA
- a CDS encoding carotenoid biosynthesis protein — protein MTSSSLFKRKYKLALGISLLFHLSAIIGLLFTDYHDFFIDNTPLNLIISMLLVLYTHQKINKSLWFFFSACIFAGLTYEVIGINTGLLFGDYEYSSVMGYKIFGVPVLLGVLWFTTMYCVGILTYQVYNWLKVKYNFTISNQLEIHLLAIIAAFIAVFLDLFLEPVAIKLNFWQWFPYGEIPIYNYVCWFFGSLILQYLFVILKFNKQNKFAVYLFIIQLIFFITISLFFK, from the coding sequence ATGACATCCAGTAGTTTATTTAAACGTAAATACAAATTAGCTTTAGGAATAAGTCTATTATTTCATTTAAGTGCTATTATTGGCTTGCTTTTTACTGATTATCATGATTTTTTTATTGATAACACACCTTTGAATTTAATCATATCAATGCTATTGGTTCTTTATACGCATCAAAAAATTAATAAATCACTTTGGTTTTTTTTTAGTGCATGCATTTTTGCAGGGCTTACTTATGAAGTTATAGGTATTAATACAGGACTTCTTTTTGGAGATTATGAATACTCAAGTGTTATGGGCTACAAAATATTTGGAGTTCCTGTTTTATTAGGTGTTTTGTGGTTTACAACTATGTATTGTGTTGGTATTTTAACCTATCAAGTTTATAACTGGCTTAAAGTAAAATATAATTTTACTATTTCTAATCAATTAGAAATTCATTTATTGGCAATTATAGCTGCATTTATAGCTGTTTTCTTAGATTTATTTTTAGAGCCAGTAGCTATTAAATTAAATTTTTGGCAATGGTTTCCATATGGAGAAATTCCAATATATAATTATGTGTGTTGGTTTTTTGGTAGTTTAATTTTACAGTATTTATTCGTAATTTTGAAATTCAATAAACAGAATAAATTCGCAGTTTATTTGTTTATAATTCAGCTTATATTTTTTATAACTATTAGTTTATTTTTTAAATGA
- the crtD gene encoding 1-hydroxycarotenoid 3,4-desaturase CrtD: protein MNKVAIIGSGIGGLATSIRLALKNYDVSVYEANSYFGGKLSSFKKDGFTFDAGPSLFTAPENIEALFSLAKKDITSYFTYRSLDESCRYFFANGKKITAQKNGDAFADEAEKVFGEPSVNIKKYLENSKKAYKNIGELFLDFPLDLSLITKSETYKALLSVKFPYISKSLNSFNESSFKTPEMVQLFNRFATYNGSNPYKAPAMLSMISSLEQSQGTFYPNGGMISITNALVKLAKDVGVKFHNNSKVEKIETLNETVAGVVVNGKRHKADIIVSNMDIYYTYKKLLEDNKFADKVLKQERSSSAFIFYWGINTTFSELGLHNIFFSEDYKKEFEQIFNDSILPDEPTIYVNITSKYDKNHAPDKSENWFVMVNAPAHNEHNWEEQKEKVKRFIIKQINKGLNTNLEKHIVAEDTLSPLNIQEKTASFMGSLYGTSSNSKMAAFFRQQNKSKRYKNLYFCGGSVHPGGGIPLCFKSAKLVADDIQ from the coding sequence ATGAATAAAGTAGCTATTATTGGCAGTGGAATTGGAGGTTTAGCCACCTCAATTCGATTGGCTTTAAAGAATTACGATGTTTCTGTTTATGAAGCAAATTCTTATTTTGGAGGTAAGCTATCTTCATTTAAAAAAGATGGTTTTACTTTTGATGCTGGTCCATCCCTCTTTACAGCTCCAGAAAATATAGAAGCACTTTTTAGTTTGGCCAAAAAAGATATTACCAGCTATTTTACATATCGTTCTTTAGACGAAAGCTGTCGTTATTTTTTTGCAAATGGTAAAAAAATTACCGCTCAAAAAAATGGTGATGCTTTTGCTGATGAAGCAGAAAAAGTTTTTGGTGAACCATCAGTAAACATTAAGAAATATCTTGAAAACAGTAAAAAAGCTTATAAAAACATAGGAGAACTATTTTTAGATTTTCCCTTAGATTTAAGTTTGATCACAAAAAGTGAAACTTATAAAGCTTTGCTTAGTGTTAAGTTTCCATACATTTCAAAATCTTTAAATAGCTTTAACGAATCTAGCTTTAAAACGCCAGAAATGGTGCAACTTTTTAATCGTTTTGCAACCTATAATGGTAGTAATCCATATAAAGCACCAGCGATGTTAAGTATGATTTCTAGTTTGGAACAAAGTCAAGGAACTTTTTATCCAAATGGAGGAATGATAAGTATTACTAATGCTTTAGTGAAATTAGCAAAAGATGTTGGTGTTAAATTTCATAACAACAGCAAAGTTGAAAAAATTGAAACTCTAAATGAAACAGTTGCAGGAGTTGTTGTGAATGGAAAAAGACACAAAGCAGATATTATTGTAAGTAATATGGATATTTATTATACCTATAAAAAATTACTTGAAGATAATAAGTTTGCAGATAAAGTTTTAAAGCAAGAAAGAAGCAGTAGTGCTTTTATCTTTTATTGGGGTATAAATACTACTTTTTCAGAATTAGGTTTACATAATATCTTTTTTAGTGAAGATTATAAGAAAGAGTTTGAACAAATTTTTAATGATTCTATTTTACCTGATGAGCCAACCATTTATGTAAATATAACTTCTAAATACGACAAAAATCACGCTCCAGATAAAAGTGAAAATTGGTTTGTAATGGTTAATGCTCCTGCACACAATGAACATAATTGGGAAGAGCAAAAAGAAAAAGTAAAGAGGTTCATAATCAAACAGATCAATAAAGGATTAAACACTAATCTTGAAAAGCATATTGTTGCAGAAGACACGCTTTCTCCTTTAAATATTCAAGAAAAAACAGCTAGTTTTATGGGTTCTTTATATGGAACAAGTAGTAACAGTAAAATGGCTGCATTTTTTAGACAACAAAATAAAAGCAAACGCTATAAAAATTTATATTTCTGTGGAGGAAGTGTACATCCAGGAGGAGGAATTCCATTGTGTTTTAAAAGTGCAAAATTGGTAGCAGATGACATCCAGTAG
- a CDS encoding spheroidene monooxygenase — MKASLIIVKYYPISAIFGFLSMAIFRIPLFLNQNIQFYKLMGTGKNGTFDKVPDLSQWSILVTYEGDLTLKDQFGSFILKWFDLFCKNQTIYLLKPIEGHGLWDKKKVFGELPPTTDYEGEIAVLTRATIRLNKLQYFWKNVAPIASQMATAEGFITSYGVGEIPWVKQATFSVWESKAMMKKFAYRMPNHKAVIQKTRKQNWYSEDMFTRFTIQQKIEK, encoded by the coding sequence TTGAAAGCTAGTTTAATCATTGTAAAATATTATCCAATTTCTGCCATTTTTGGGTTTTTATCAATGGCAATCTTTAGAATTCCTTTATTTTTAAATCAAAACATCCAATTTTATAAATTGATGGGAACAGGTAAAAATGGTACTTTTGATAAAGTTCCAGATTTATCTCAATGGTCTATATTAGTTACTTATGAAGGTGATTTAACTTTAAAAGATCAATTTGGAAGTTTCATTTTAAAGTGGTTCGATTTATTTTGTAAAAACCAAACCATATATTTATTAAAACCTATTGAAGGTCATGGTTTGTGGGACAAGAAAAAGGTTTTTGGTGAATTACCACCAACTACAGATTATGAAGGAGAAATAGCTGTGTTAACTAGAGCAACGATTCGCCTAAATAAATTACAATATTTTTGGAAAAACGTAGCACCAATTGCATCTCAAATGGCTACAGCAGAAGGATTTATTACTTCTTATGGAGTTGGAGAAATTCCTTGGGTTAAACAAGCTACTTTCAGTGTTTGGGAATCAAAAGCAATGATGAAAAAATTTGCATATAGAATGCCAAATCACAAAGCTGTTATTCAAAAAACGAGAAAACAAAATTGGTATAGTGAGGATATGTTTACGCGTTTTACTATTCAACAAAAAATTGAAAAATAA
- a CDS encoding LytR/AlgR family response regulator transcription factor yields MNVLIIEDEKPAARRLSRMLAELDIEVQQMLHSVEESLNWLQNNTHPDLIFLDIQLSDGLSFEIFEEIDVKSAIIFTTAYDEYALKAFKLNSIDYLLKPIDDDELTAAVRQFKKQQPKETDVQVNLDDIRKLLVNPVDRKFKKRLSIKVGQHIKIIHIDEIECFYSENKSTYIHTTENRNYLLDHSLENWQEQLDPEHFFRVNRTYIVHINAIKDIIAYSNSRLKLMLHSYNEQEIIVSRERVKDFKNWID; encoded by the coding sequence ATGAATGTACTAATAATTGAAGATGAAAAACCAGCTGCTAGAAGATTAAGTAGAATGTTAGCAGAATTAGATATAGAAGTGCAACAAATGTTGCATTCTGTAGAAGAATCTTTAAACTGGTTACAAAATAACACACATCCAGATTTGATATTTTTAGATATCCAATTATCAGATGGTTTGTCTTTTGAAATATTTGAAGAAATAGATGTAAAATCGGCTATTATCTTTACAACTGCTTATGATGAATATGCTCTAAAAGCCTTTAAATTAAATAGTATAGATTACCTTTTAAAGCCTATAGATGATGATGAGTTAACTGCTGCTGTTAGGCAATTTAAAAAGCAACAACCAAAAGAAACAGATGTGCAGGTTAATTTAGATGATATTAGAAAATTATTGGTAAATCCTGTAGATCGTAAATTTAAGAAGAGGCTATCTATTAAAGTCGGGCAGCACATTAAAATTATTCATATAGATGAAATTGAGTGTTTTTACAGTGAGAATAAATCAACCTACATTCATACTACAGAAAACAGAAATTACTTGTTAGATCATTCTTTAGAAAATTGGCAAGAACAACTAGATCCAGAACATTTTTTTAGAGTTAATAGAACTTATATTGTTCATATTAATGCAATTAAAGACATTATTGCATATTCTAATTCAAGGTTAAAATTGATGTTACATTCTTATAATGAACAAGAAATCATTGTAAGTAGAGAACGTGTAAAAGATTTTAAAAACTGGATTGACTAA
- a CDS encoding 2TM domain-containing protein, with amino-acid sequence MDNQFIQEQNYQRAKKRVKAIKGYYIHAVVYVLVNLFISGIIIFGLMQSGYSFTDTFSNFGVYSTWIFWGIGIFFHWMGVFGFKSLGFSRDWEERKIQEYLDKEEERRRF; translated from the coding sequence ATGGATAATCAATTTATACAAGAGCAAAACTACCAACGTGCAAAAAAGCGTGTAAAGGCCATAAAAGGTTATTATATTCATGCAGTTGTTTATGTTTTAGTAAACTTATTTATAAGTGGTATTATTATCTTTGGCTTAATGCAAAGTGGATATTCTTTTACAGATACATTTTCTAACTTTGGTGTGTATTCTACCTGGATTTTTTGGGGAATAGGAATCTTCTTTCATTGGATGGGAGTTTTCGGTTTTAAATCGTTAGGATTTAGTAGAGATTGGGAAGAGAGAAAAATACAAGAATATTTAGATAAAGAAGAAGAAAGAAGAAGATTTTAG
- a CDS encoding 2TM domain-containing protein, whose protein sequence is MNINSSDHQLRLKAAKRIEEIKGFYTHLIATFFIPPFLIFINLKTAPQFEWFWFALVAWAVGLIIHWFYVFGSAKFFNNWEANKLNEAMLNHEDKSEFIQEQYYLKTKKKVKEIKGFYVHFGISILAIIIIVLVNLQFVPSFHFFWYAVGGISIGLFFHWFGVFGFSKLGFGKTWEEKKIQEFMNKKN, encoded by the coding sequence ATGAATATAAATTCAAGCGATCATCAACTGCGATTAAAAGCAGCAAAAAGAATAGAGGAAATTAAAGGTTTTTACACACATTTAATAGCTACCTTTTTTATTCCACCATTTTTAATATTTATCAATTTAAAAACGGCTCCACAATTTGAGTGGTTTTGGTTTGCATTAGTAGCTTGGGCTGTAGGTTTAATTATACACTGGTTTTATGTTTTTGGTTCAGCAAAATTCTTTAATAATTGGGAAGCAAACAAATTGAATGAAGCAATGTTAAACCATGAAGATAAATCAGAATTTATACAAGAACAATATTATCTTAAAACGAAAAAGAAAGTAAAAGAAATTAAAGGTTTTTATGTACACTTTGGTATTTCTATATTAGCAATTATTATAATTGTATTGGTAAACTTACAATTTGTACCATCATTTCATTTCTTTTGGTATGCAGTAGGAGGCATAAGTATAGGTTTATTTTTTCACTGGTTTGGAGTTTTTGGTTTTAGTAAATTAGGTTTTGGTAAAACTTGGGAAGAAAAAAAGATTCAAGAATTTATGAATAAAAAGAATTAG
- a CDS encoding 2TM domain-containing protein — protein sequence MQREYTQEQKYILARKRVERISKFYKHLAIYLAVNTFLSAIFIVGDMNDGDTFNQAFFNYHNYKIWFYWGIGIAFQAINTFGINLFFNKDWEKRKVQQYLDEQNDNL from the coding sequence ATGCAAAGAGAATATACACAAGAACAGAAATATATTTTGGCTCGTAAGCGAGTAGAAAGAATTAGTAAATTCTATAAACATTTAGCCATATACTTAGCAGTAAATACATTTTTATCAGCCATATTTATAGTAGGTGATATGAATGATGGAGATACCTTTAACCAAGCTTTTTTTAACTATCATAATTATAAAATCTGGTTTTATTGGGGAATAGGAATTGCGTTTCAAGCTATCAATACTTTTGGCATTAATTTATTTTTTAATAAAGATTGGGAAAAGAGAAAAGTACAACAATATTTAGATGAACAAAATGATAACCTTTAA
- a CDS encoding 2TM domain-containing protein — protein sequence MNTNSRVVQNNMKEGVLVSLKITIIFAVVFTLINQDFDLLSIAYTFLISAMYSFGLGFAQGVINHALNTKWSWVEHTNARVWAGIISSVLYTIPIVLLINYVNFIIISNNNPDYFFSGNFMLMHVFYIILSFGVSAFLHARGFMMEWKKSVKQESTKQQIVAKTETAKFESLKNQLDPHFLFNSLNVLTSLIGENPNQAEKFTTKLSKVYRYVLEQRNKDLVPISEELRFAKTYMQLLEMRFEEAVKFNIPDDVTDQELKIVPLSLQLLLENAVKHNVVSPSKPLTINIYQEGSFLIIENNINPKEAIGKSTKVGLQNIADRYGLLTKQGVRIENNNKTFKVSLPLLYKMNEIMFTEDLENSKYVKAVERVEKLKEFYQNLASYCLVIPFLIFINLRFSPGFYWFWFPIFGWGIGLVFHFLEVNNYNIFLGRNWEERKIKEMMDEENQQKRLR from the coding sequence ATGAATACAAATAGCAGAGTAGTACAAAACAATATGAAAGAAGGTGTTTTAGTCAGTTTAAAAATTACTATCATTTTTGCAGTAGTTTTTACTTTAATCAACCAAGATTTCGACTTATTAAGTATTGCATATACCTTTTTAATTTCTGCTATGTATTCTTTTGGATTGGGCTTTGCACAAGGTGTAATTAATCATGCACTGAACACAAAATGGTCTTGGGTAGAACATACCAATGCAAGAGTTTGGGCAGGTATTATCTCATCTGTTTTATATACAATACCTATTGTTCTTTTGATAAACTATGTGAATTTTATCATCATCAGTAATAATAATCCAGATTATTTTTTTAGTGGAAACTTTATGTTGATGCATGTTTTCTACATTATACTTTCTTTTGGAGTATCAGCATTTTTGCATGCAAGAGGATTTATGATGGAGTGGAAAAAATCGGTAAAACAAGAAAGTACAAAACAGCAAATTGTAGCCAAAACAGAAACTGCAAAATTTGAATCTTTAAAAAATCAATTAGATCCTCATTTTCTATTTAATAGTTTAAATGTATTAACCAGTTTAATTGGAGAGAATCCTAATCAAGCAGAAAAGTTTACTACTAAATTATCTAAAGTTTACAGGTATGTTTTAGAACAGAGAAATAAAGACTTAGTGCCTATTTCTGAAGAATTGAGATTTGCAAAAACATACATGCAATTATTAGAAATGCGATTTGAAGAGGCTGTGAAGTTTAATATTCCAGATGATGTAACAGATCAAGAGCTTAAAATTGTACCATTATCATTACAATTACTGTTAGAAAACGCAGTAAAACACAATGTGGTTTCACCTTCTAAACCATTAACCATAAATATTTATCAAGAAGGAAGTTTTTTAATTATAGAAAACAATATTAACCCAAAAGAGGCAATAGGTAAAAGTACCAAAGTTGGTTTACAAAATATTGCAGATAGGTATGGTTTATTAACTAAACAAGGGGTTAGAATAGAAAATAACAATAAAACATTTAAGGTGAGTTTACCTCTCTTATATAAAATGAACGAAATTATGTTTACAGAAGATTTAGAAAATAGCAAGTACGTTAAAGCAGTAGAAAGAGTTGAAAAACTAAAGGAATTTTATCAAAATTTAGCTTCATACTGTTTAGTAATACCATTTTTAATATTTATCAATTTAAGATTTTCACCAGGTTTTTATTGGTTCTGGTTTCCAATTTTTGGATGGGGAATAGGTTTAGTATTTCACTTTTTAGAAGTAAATAACTATAACATTTTCTTAGGTAGAAATTGGGAAGAAAGAAAAATTAAAGAGATGATGGATGAGGAGAATCAACAAAAAAGATTAAGATAA
- a CDS encoding DUF2141 domain-containing protein has protein sequence MKLLVSLLFATVMFISTSITAQNKTIKVTIENISSDEGKVGFALYNKENFMKEPIMAKNAKIENGKTVVEFENVVPGEYAITCYHDKNNNDRMDFSANRMPIEDYGVSNNVMSFGPPNYDDAKFVVADKNVSLIIKF, from the coding sequence ATGAAACTTCTAGTATCTCTTTTATTTGCAACTGTAATGTTTATTTCAACTTCAATTACAGCTCAAAACAAAACCATTAAAGTAACTATAGAAAACATTTCTTCTGATGAAGGTAAAGTTGGATTTGCTCTTTATAATAAAGAGAATTTTATGAAAGAGCCAATCATGGCTAAAAATGCCAAAATAGAAAATGGTAAAACCGTAGTTGAGTTTGAAAATGTTGTTCCTGGTGAATATGCAATTACTTGTTACCATGATAAAAATAATAATGACAGAATGGATTTTTCTGCAAACAGAATGCCAATAGAAGATTATGGTGTTTCTAATAATGTTATGAGTTTTGGACCACCAAATTATGATGATGCAAAGTTTGTAGTTGCTGATAAAAATGTATCTTTAATTATCAAATTTTAG
- a CDS encoding GNAT family N-acetyltransferase has translation MQIVIANKSHIIYANIICDTIAEAAKVRGTGIAKRKPEYVAKKMENGNAVIALDYGKFAGFCYIEQWGHGKFVANSGLIVHPDYRNIGLAKQIKEVIFQHSRTKFPNAKVFSITTGLAVMKLNSDLGYKPVTFSELTDDQTFWNGCQTCKNFDILTRTERKMCLCTGMLFDPKNQNENETKEVKENVYKRLKSMKQNLFLKKDKK, from the coding sequence ATGCAAATTGTTATTGCAAATAAATCGCATATTATTTATGCAAATATCATCTGTGACACTATAGCAGAAGCTGCTAAAGTAAGAGGTACTGGTATTGCAAAAAGAAAACCTGAATACGTTGCCAAGAAAATGGAAAATGGCAATGCTGTTATTGCTTTAGATTATGGTAAGTTTGCTGGCTTCTGTTATATAGAACAATGGGGACATGGAAAATTTGTGGCTAATTCTGGTTTAATTGTGCATCCTGATTACAGAAATATTGGTTTAGCCAAACAAATAAAAGAAGTCATCTTTCAGCATTCTAGAACTAAGTTTCCTAATGCCAAAGTATTTAGTATTACCACAGGTTTAGCTGTTATGAAACTAAATAGTGATTTAGGCTACAAACCTGTTACATTTTCTGAGTTGACAGATGACCAAACCTTTTGGAATGGCTGTCAAACCTGTAAAAACTTCGATATTTTAACAAGAACAGAAAGAAAAATGTGCTTATGTACAGGAATGTTATTTGATCCTAAAAACCAAAATGAAAACGAAACAAAAGAGGTTAAGGAAAACGTTTACAAAAGATTAAAATCAATGAAACAGAACTTGTTTCTAAAAAAAGATAAAAAATGA
- a CDS encoding argininosuccinate synthase — translation MKKLVIAYSGGLDTSYCAVSLSKEYDVHAVSVNTGGFTSEEIKNIESNAYKMGVTTYKNIDAVSTFYNKVVKYLIFGNVLKNATYPLSVSAERIIQAIEIIEYAKSINAEYIAHGSTGAGNDQVRFDMIFQTLAPGIKIITPIRDQKLSRQEEIDYLKSEGIDMNWEKSKYSVNKGLWGTSVGGVQTLKSEKPLPNEAYPSQLKKEEEEKVTLSFKNGEFVALNGEQNKPEINIEKLNDIASQFAIGRDIHVGDTIVGTKGRVGFEAAAALITVKAHHLLEKHTLTKWQLQHKEYLSSFYGMHLHEGQYLDPVMRDTEAFLQSSQKMVSGNVVVSLKPYHFTLDGIVSDHDLMSSAFSTYGEENKAWSADDAKGFIKILGNQNKIYQQVNS, via the coding sequence ATGAAAAAATTAGTTATTGCTTATAGTGGAGGATTAGATACTTCTTATTGTGCTGTAAGTTTATCAAAAGAATATGATGTGCATGCTGTAAGTGTAAATACTGGTGGTTTTACATCAGAAGAAATTAAAAACATAGAAAGTAACGCTTATAAAATGGGGGTTACAACTTATAAAAATATTGATGCAGTTTCCACTTTTTACAATAAAGTAGTTAAGTATTTAATTTTTGGAAACGTACTAAAAAATGCTACATATCCACTTTCTGTTAGCGCAGAAAGAATTATACAAGCTATAGAAATTATAGAATATGCAAAAAGCATAAATGCAGAATATATTGCTCATGGTAGTACAGGTGCAGGAAATGATCAAGTTAGATTTGATATGATTTTTCAAACCTTAGCACCAGGAATTAAAATTATTACCCCAATTAGAGATCAAAAGCTATCTAGACAAGAAGAAATAGATTATTTAAAGTCTGAAGGGATTGATATGAATTGGGAAAAATCTAAATATTCTGTAAACAAAGGTCTTTGGGGAACAAGTGTTGGTGGTGTACAAACTCTAAAATCAGAAAAACCTTTACCTAATGAAGCTTATCCTTCTCAACTTAAAAAAGAAGAAGAAGAAAAAGTAACCTTATCATTTAAAAATGGAGAGTTTGTTGCTTTAAATGGTGAGCAAAACAAACCAGAAATAAATATTGAAAAACTAAATGATATTGCTTCTCAATTTGCAATTGGTAGAGATATTCATGTTGGTGATACAATTGTGGGTACAAAAGGTAGAGTTGGTTTTGAAGCTGCAGCAGCTTTAATTACAGTAAAAGCACATCATTTATTAGAGAAACATACACTTACAAAATGGCAATTGCAACACAAAGAATATTTGTCTAGTTTTTATGGAATGCATTTGCATGAAGGTCAATACTTAGATCCAGTAATGAGAGATACTGAAGCATTTTTGCAAAGTTCTCAGAAGATGGTTTCTGGTAATGTTGTGGTTTCTTTAAAACCTTATCACTTTACTTTAGATGGTATTGTATCAGATCACGATTTAATGTCTAGTGCATTTAGTACTTATGGTGAAGAAAATAAAGCTTGGTCTGCAGATGATGCAAAAGGTTTTATTAAGATTTTAGGAAATCAGAACAAAATATATCAACAAGTAAATTCTTAA
- the argC gene encoding N-acetyl-gamma-glutamyl-phosphate reductase codes for MLEVGIIGGAGYTAGELIRLLLNHPETNINFVYSTSNAGNKLYNVHQDLIGATEISFTSEINADVDVLFLCLGHGNSTAFLQKNKFSDHTKIIDLSNDFRLLADKNFEGKEFVYGLPELNKKDIISAKYIANPGCFATALQLAILPLAANGLLENDVHINAVTGATGAGTSLSATTHFTWRDNNFSHYKAFNHQHLGEINQTVNQLQNDFDSEINFMPNRGDFSRGIFATTYTKFEGSLEEATEMYKSYYKDAAFTFVAEQSIFLKQVVNTNNCLIHLEKHGNKLLITSTIDNLLKGASGQAIQNMNLMFGFQEDTGLKLKANYF; via the coding sequence ATGTTAGAAGTAGGAATTATAGGTGGTGCAGGTTACACTGCAGGTGAATTGATTAGATTACTATTAAATCATCCAGAAACAAACATTAATTTTGTGTACAGTACTTCAAATGCTGGCAACAAATTATACAATGTACATCAAGATTTAATTGGTGCTACAGAAATTAGTTTTACGAGTGAAATAAATGCTGATGTTGATGTACTATTTTTGTGCTTAGGTCATGGAAATTCAACTGCGTTTTTACAAAAAAACAAGTTTTCTGATCACACAAAAATTATAGATTTAAGTAATGACTTTAGGTTACTTGCTGATAAAAATTTTGAAGGAAAAGAATTTGTTTATGGTTTACCAGAATTAAATAAGAAAGATATTATATCAGCAAAATATATTGCAAATCCTGGTTGTTTTGCTACTGCTTTACAACTAGCAATTTTACCTTTAGCTGCAAACGGATTGTTAGAAAATGATGTGCATATAAATGCTGTTACAGGTGCAACTGGAGCAGGAACATCTTTATCTGCAACTACTCATTTTACTTGGAGAGATAATAATTTTTCTCATTACAAGGCTTTTAATCATCAGCATTTAGGTGAAATTAATCAAACAGTAAATCAGTTACAAAATGATTTTGATTCAGAAATTAACTTTATGCCAAATAGAGGAGATTTTTCTAGAGGAATTTTTGCAACAACTTACACCAAATTTGAAGGATCTTTAGAAGAAGCTACAGAAATGTATAAATCTTATTATAAAGATGCAGCTTTTACATTTGTGGCTGAACAAAGCATATTTTTAAAACAAGTAGTCAATACCAATAATTGTTTGATTCATTTAGAAAAACATGGAAATAAATTACTGATTACAAGTACAATAGATAATTTGTTAAAAGGAGCTTCTGGACAAGCCATTCAAAATATGAACCTAATGTTTGGTTTTCAAGAGGATACAGGTCTAAAATTAAAAGCAAACTATTTTTAA